The genomic interval catcaaaactaacacaagagtaaaatattagcaaatattttgttaattggGGGAATTTGATCCATAAGcaaatacaagagtaaaatattagcAAATACTTTGTTAATTGGGGGAATTGGATCCATAAGCAATAGTTGTCCTCTAACTTGTGCAAAAGAATCATTTAGCCATTAAGAAAGACATTACATATTCAACTTGATAGTGTTAAGCTAGGGATTTAGTACCACCACATGTACATTTCCCACATGAGCACCCCAGCCTATAGTTGCTAAGTTTTTCCTAGAGAGTCTTAAGTTTTGTGAAATATGCACTCACGGATAATTATCCTTGATTCAAATTCATCAATTCTCTCCTAAGTTGGAAAATTCGAGGTCCGTTACtttgttgaaattttttctttagATCAGTTCATATATCGTGAGCAGAATCAGAGAAAATTAAACTTGAAGATATCTCCTTAGAAACAACGTTCAATATCCAAGAAATCACCATATTATTATTTCTGATCCAAGCATTGAGAAGAAGAGTGTCACTTGATGGTCGAGAAATCGAACCATTTATAAACCCTAGCTTATTCTTTACCAATAATGCGATCCACATTGCTGGGCTCCAAGAAGCATAGTTATCTCCTGTCAAAGGCTGAGACACCAGGACCAGGCTAGGGTTGTCAGAGTGATGTAAGAAAAAAGGACTCGTTATGTCGTCAATGGCGGAATTGAGCCTTAACGAGGAAGAGGATAGATTTTCCGTCGCTATAAATCAAAGATGGACGAAcagattttgaaaaaacaaagaaagatatAGAATAAAGGAAATCGCAAGATTCGCGATTACCAGAAGAAATAGTTGATTGCAGATCTCCAAACAAGGAAGAGTCGCAAGCAATCGAAAAAAAATACAGACCTCTGACTAGAGATTCACACTACGGTAGTCAGAAGAAGAACATGACGtcaataaaaagaagaaacgaagaggtgAAGCAAGCGGAAGGCAACCTAGGGCTTCAaattcgctctgataccatattagaaacagagggagagagagtgagagagagagtatgtAAAATGCCTCATTGACCATTTTATTCATTGATTTTGGCTTTAAATACCCTAAAACTAAAACATCATCTAATTACAAGAATTTACAATTATGCCATTGGTTTAACTATACAACAAACTAATAATAGTAACATACAAAACAACAATATAacagaaacaaaatacaaaagaatacGGCAAAGTTTGTTAGATATGCTATTCATGTGATGGCATTTTCAGAGGGATTCTTCCTCTATAACGAATTTAGCTAAGAAGCAGAGAGCTACTTCACATTGACTgaattaaaatctatttaaatataGTGGAGAATCTCCAAGTATTTTTGCAACTAACTgaattaaaatctatttaaatgtTCTGGAAAATCTCAAAGTATTTTCTCCACTTTATAATtcttaaaactcttaaatgcaaatcattattTACCTGATTTGCATTCTGATAGATACAGAAAAGGTTCAGCTACTCGTAGTTTTATTTCATCTAGGGGAAGTGGTGCACTTCTGGATTGTTATCTTAAGACACTGCAAATGCACTAGATGCCCCAGTAAAGTATTTGATTGGGGATTTATCTGTTTTCCTTGATGATCCAAAGTGCCTCAAGCGATAAATCCCAGAGCTAGCCTCCTCTGGAACTTCCCATTCGAGGGTTGCTAAGCCATATAAACTGCTGTTATCTAATTTCCACTTGAAGAATAAGCTGAAATCGTCATCATCATAAGCTGGAACCCATCTTTCCCCTTGAAGCATCTCTAACACAGCAAATGTGCCTTCGGTCAACAGGTCATATCTGGGGTTGGGACTCCAAAACGTGGCACTTGCTTTATCTCCCTTTCTGAATGAACCGCTTTTAGGAACTGATATGTCTTCTTTCATGTCACCAAAGTCTATGCCAGGGGGAGGTGAGTCACCAGAAGGGTCTGGCAAGAGGCTGAGCTGAACAGAGGAGAGATCTGGAGGTGATGGGCCTTTCTGGGGTAAATTCTCTCCTTTGGCCATCGCTTTTGCAAGTTTCTTAAATTCTTGAATATATGCTGATAATGTGTGCGGGCCATAGAGTGTTGAAGCAGCCTGTACAGTTCATTATATGTAGGCAGATTACTTCAATTTACCATTAAGTCATGACTTGATGATTGTGTACCCCCATTGTATCTTGAAACTAATCTAGTGCTAACTCATGAACCCGAAAGATGAAAGCCTGTATCTCAAAGTTAGGGATGCGTCCTATTTGTTTttgatgaattgaaaatttGGATCATATTACAAATGAAAAGTCTAAAAAAGTTATTTGGGTTGGCTTGGTTATCATTCTGaaaattgttttcttcttttgacaACGGATAAACTAAAAGAGGATGAGTTTGGTAAACTAATCCTCTCCTCTTAGCTGGTTTCAAGAATTTTGGTTGATATgcaaataaacataaaacaaaaacaattgatttgaaatttttacttttttcaattatgaaattaaataaaataaagtgaaAATACAGAAACCATAATCAAATGGGCTCTTTGTCTACTTGGAGAATAAATAGTGATTTTGCTGAACCCTTAAAGATATGGTTGACTCCTAGATTAAGATTTAAGGAGCTGGAAGACAGATATGATCTCAGGAATTAACATTGTTAAACTACTAAACGAAAGAGATCTTGTCACAAGCAACTTTGTACCTCATATCGTTGTTGCCCATATTCCTCAATAGTTGCAACGTACTGCGAATAAGTATTTGTGAGGCCTGCTATTATGACTTGGGTTGTATTGTCAAATTCACCATTGCCCTCACTTATCAGTGTCTCTTTGACTGCCTCCCTTAGTCTCCGGCCAGCCATTGTAGTGAACTCTGTAATATCTCATAGAAGGTTAGAGGCTGTTACCTTCTATCAAAAGAATGCAGTTCATGCTATTTGGTGCTTGGTGGTTGTAGAGTGAAAGTAGTTTAAGTTTAAGATGGACATCTGGACTTTTCTGGATAATTAAATACTATTCTTGCAAAACTTTGTTTAGGTAAATAGTTGGAATAAGAATAACTAGGCAGTagcatttttgaaattaaaagttAGAATGTTGAATGTTTTGGTTTGAAAGTAAAAGATAACAAGAAATCATGGCTAGGTGGGACTTCCCACTTGTATAGCCATGCTGGGACTTTTTGTTGTAGGAATATTTGAATGCAGGCCGGCCTAAGTTTGGGTAGAAACCAGTTGGTCTTTGGTTTTGAGCCTAAAGAAGCTTGTGTCATCAATGGTAGCACCAGAACTCCAAATATTGGTGATAAAAGTGGAAATTTGAGTGTTCCTGTTATTGTTAGTGTGGAAGCTACTATAACATGGACATGAACCGTTTATTGGGGGGAAAAAGTTGTGTGAAGGAAATCAAACCTCCTGGAACAGAGAGTATGATCAGCCTGCCTAACCTCAGCATTTGAATTGGCAGAATTGCCGGCTGCATGTACATCCACAAAAGCAAATTAGAAAATCTCCTTTTCGTTTAgcaattttatttgaaaaaagcCTAATTTCATAGAGGAAGTTCGGGTTTTGGCTGATGCATGGATTGAGGACAGAATAGAAAGTTGCCTTACCGACCAAGCATAGGGTTCAAACATTTCTCCACTGTCAAGCAAAATGGCCTTAGGCTTTTGACAGTCTACCTGATACTCACTTGGTTCCTTCAGCAAGTCCCTCAACTTTTTCCACAACTTGTTGATCtgttcataaaataaataataggaATTTATGTTATGGACTGTGAACCCGAGTGTCAAGGAAATTAATGCTCCAATATGGGCTTGAAAGACAAAAGAAGATGATACCTCTGTATCGCCTTGCTGAAAACCAAACATACCGGGTCCATCAGTAGTTCCAGCAGCAAAACCTGGGCCCAGGGCTGCTGGACAAGTCTTCACCACCTTTCCATTCAAGTCCACTTCCAAATCTGTGAAATTCAGATGAACATGGCGACAGTCTATCTTCCCAGTCAACTCTTCTTCAACAGATGTAAATAGCTCAACAGCCCTCTTGAACTGCTTCTCTCCTATGATCCTCGTGCTTAGCACTTCATCTGGGTACCCAGGCCCACGGCCCACGCAGAGAGTGTCGTCGCCGTGGCAGGAAGAGTGGTTGAAATCACAAGGCAATCCGCTGTCAGTGCAGAAGGCTCCAAGAACATTGGGGCTCACATCTCCAACGTTTGATTGACAGAAGGCCCCTACAAACAGAGACCCATCGTTCTTCCTCACCTTGAAGCCTTCGCTAGTTGTTTTCTTGCAAGGCTGCCCTCCCGTGGCCTTGATATTCGATGCTTTTTCTAGCAAATTTCCATTATCTTTCTCTGCAACTTCTGACTATCGTGTTAAAAGGGGAAAGTATTCAATGCAACTCTCATACAACCTCTTTGGCGCAGTGACATGGCATGACATTTCAATTATAGGTAGTGTCATGTCTTCATGGATAGATCAAAGTTGACATACCTGATGTGCTAGTGTTAGGGGATGAGGCGGTGGAGTTTGTGGTGGAGGAAGCG from Diospyros lotus cultivar Yz01 chromosome 8, ASM1463336v1, whole genome shotgun sequence carries:
- the LOC127808928 gene encoding neutral ceramidase 2-like isoform X2, encoding MARSRVLQCPSPASLVGVLAVVYVVAVIFGGVNGELLIGVGSYDMTGPAADVNMMGYANMDQNTAGVHFRLRARAFVVAESPQGARFAFVNLDAGMASQLVTIRVIERLQSRYGNLYTEDNVAISGTHTHAGPGGYLQYLLYSITSLGFVPQSFDAIVTAIEMSIAQAHESLKPGSIFVNVGDVENAGINRSPSAYLLNPAEERARYGRDVDTEMTLLKFVDGESRKSIGAFSWFATHGTSMSRNNKLISGDNKGAAARFFEDWFASSTTNSTASSPNTSTSEKDNGNLLEKASNIKATGGQPCKKTTSEGFKVRKNDGSLFVGAFCQSNVGDVSPNVLGAFCTDSGLPCDFNHSSCHGDDTLCVGRGPGYPDEVLSTRIIGEKQFKRAVELFTSVEEELTGKIDCRHVHLNFTDLEVDLNGKVVKTCPAALGPGFAAGTTDGPGMFGFQQGDTEINKLWKKLRDLLKEPSEYQVDCQKPKAILLDSGEMFEPYAWSPAILPIQMLRLGRLIILSVPGEFTTMAGRRLREAVKETLISEGNGEFDNTTQVIIAGLTNTYSQYVATIEEYGQQRYEAASTLYGPHTLSAYIQEFKKLAKAMAKGENLPQKGPSPPDLSSVQLSLLPDPSGDSPPPGIDFGDMKEDISVPKSGSFRKGDKASATFWSPNPRYDLLTEGTFAVLEMLQGERWVPAYDDDDFSLFFKWKLDNSSLYGLATLEWEVPEEASSGIYRLRHFGSSRKTDKSPIKYFTGASSAFAVS
- the LOC127808928 gene encoding neutral ceramidase 2-like isoform X1, which encodes MARSRVLQCPSPASLVGVLAVVYVVAVIFGGVNGELLIGVGSYDMTGPAADVNMMGYANMDQNTAGVHFRLRARAFVVAESPQGARFAFVNLDAGMASQLVTIRVIERLQSRYGNLYTEDNVAISGTHTHAGPGGYLQYLLYSITSLGFVPQSFDAIVTAIEMSIAQAHESLKPGSIFVNVGDVENAGINRSPSAYLLNPAEERARYGRDVDTEMTLLKFVDGESRKSIGAFSWFATHGTSMSRNNKLISGDNKGAAARFFEDWFASSTTNSTASSPNTSTSEVAEKDNGNLLEKASNIKATGGQPCKKTTSEGFKVRKNDGSLFVGAFCQSNVGDVSPNVLGAFCTDSGLPCDFNHSSCHGDDTLCVGRGPGYPDEVLSTRIIGEKQFKRAVELFTSVEEELTGKIDCRHVHLNFTDLEVDLNGKVVKTCPAALGPGFAAGTTDGPGMFGFQQGDTEINKLWKKLRDLLKEPSEYQVDCQKPKAILLDSGEMFEPYAWSPAILPIQMLRLGRLIILSVPGEFTTMAGRRLREAVKETLISEGNGEFDNTTQVIIAGLTNTYSQYVATIEEYGQQRYEAASTLYGPHTLSAYIQEFKKLAKAMAKGENLPQKGPSPPDLSSVQLSLLPDPSGDSPPPGIDFGDMKEDISVPKSGSFRKGDKASATFWSPNPRYDLLTEGTFAVLEMLQGERWVPAYDDDDFSLFFKWKLDNSSLYGLATLEWEVPEEASSGIYRLRHFGSSRKTDKSPIKYFTGASSAFAVS